The nucleotide sequence ACAACATACTCAAACCTCCCTTTGTGTCCGATACAAACTTTTAAGTCTGTTGGCTCACTAACAATTCCTCTAATTTTTTTATTTTTAATTTTTCTTTTTAAATATTGACAAAAATTATAAATTCCATTAGATTCTGTTTCTTCGTCGGGGGAGATAACTAATAATGATTTATCGCTATTTAAAAAAGCGTGAATCATTAAAATAACATTTGCCTTGGCATCTATAACCCCAGTTCCATAAAAATATTTATCATCTTTTTTAAAATCTAATTGAACTTTTACAGTGTCTATATGTGAATTTAATATTACATCAAAGTTTTCTATATTATCTTTATATGCTACAAAGCATCCTTCAACAACTTTATTATCTATCCCTAAGTTATTAAAAAAATTTGATAAATATTTAAATGCTTTTCTAACTCCAATTTTGTTGTCAGTTTTTATTTTTATTAAATCTTCAAGGATTGGTAGATAGTCCATAAATATCATCTCATAAATTCTACCTTAGTTCCAATAAGTTTATTTAAATCAATATTCTTACATTTAAATTCAAGCATTGATGTTGAATAATTTTTACAACTGTATGTTTTCCAAGGTTTTAATCTAACTGTTTCCACAACTCTATCTTTATCTATGAAAACAACATCAATGGGATAAAACATAAAAAATGTATGAATAGATATTTTTCTTCTTCTATATAGAAAAAGCATTGCCCTATCTCCAATATCTCTAAACATTAAGCCAAAAGCCCTCTTAATAAAATTATCTGCTAATACAACATCAAACTCTAAATTACCTATCCTAACTTTTTTAATTTTATTTTTCATTTTTTTCCCGCTCTTTTTTATTATATGGAACTGGAATATAATAAACTGATGGCTTTGCTCCCATTGGCTGAGGATATAATTCTAACAACTCATAAACTTTTTTTGGAACATTTGTATTAACTTCAATCCCTAACTTTTTTAATTTATTAACTGTTAGGGGATAATCGTGAGTCCATTTTCCTGAAGTAAGTTCCTTAGCAATATATTTTGCTTTTTCTTCACCATATTTATCTTTTAATAATTCATAAACAAATTCTTCCATTTGTTTTATAGCTTTTTTTGATATATCAACTAATATAAGTGTTTCATCATTTACTTTATCTCCTTTTCTATAATATGTTTCTAATATAGATGCCGCAGGATACTGTCCAATTTGTGGATCTACAGGACCCATAACTGCGTTTTTATCCATAATTATTTCATCAGCCGCCAATGCAATTAAACTACCTCCACTCATTGCATAGTGTGGAATTATTACAGTTGTCTTTGCCTTATGCTCTTTTAAAGCCAAAGCTATTTGCTCACTTGCCAACGCTAAGCCACCTGGTGTATGAATAATTAAATCTATTGGCATATCTTCTGGAGTTAATCTTATAGCCCTTAAAATTTCTTCACTGTCTTCTATTGTTATAAATTTATATATTGGTATTCCCAAAAATGTTAAAGCCTCCTGCCTATGTATCATAGCAATAACTCTACTCTTCCTCTCTTTTTCTATCTCCCTTATACATCTTAATCTTCTCATTATTCTATACTTCATCATCATCTCTGGATAAATAAAAAGTAGAAAAAAGAAAAGGAAGAAAAATAAATCCATAGATGTCATTTCATCCCCCTAATATTTTTAGTTAAAGTAAATTTTTAATATATCAATTATGTATAAATATACTTCCTAACTTTATATAATTGTAACAAAATTATTTTATAAACCTAAGTTGTTAAGTATAATATAATTATAATTATTCAATTGGTGAGACCCTATGAGCAAAATAGGACTTAACCCAATAAAAATAAAGACCTTTTCAAAGATTAAAACTTACGATGATACTTTACCTTCATTAAAGTATGTAATATTAGAACCCGCTGGATTTCCAATTAGAGTTGGTAGCGAGAATGTTAAGATTACTGCTGATGATCCAAAACTCTTCAATATTTATGCGAGAGACCAGTGGATTGGTGAGATTGTTAAAGAAGGTGATTATCTATTTGATAATTCAATTCTTCCGGATTATGCCTTTAAGGTTATCTCAACTTATCCAAAAGAAGGAGGTATGATTACAAGCGAGACAGTTTTTAAATTACAAACACCTAAAAAAGTTATTAGGACTCAGTTTAAAAAAGCGAGATTTAGCGAGATTATTGGACAAGAAGATGCAAAAAAGAAATGTAAAATTATTATGAAATATTTAGAAAATCCAAAACTCTTTGGTGAGTGGGCTCCAAAGAATATATTATTCTATGGACCACCAGGAACTGGTAAGACCCTTATGGCGAGAGCATTGGTAACAGAAACAAACTCTTCATTTTTACTAATTAAGGCTCCAGAATTGATTGGTGAGCATGTAGGGGACTCTTCAAAAATGATTAGAGAACTCTATCAAAAAGCATCAGAAAATGCTCCATGTATTGTATTTATCGACGAATTAGATGCCATAGGTTTGAGTAGAGAGTATCAATCTTTAAGGGGAGATGTTTCAGAAGTTGTTAATGCACTATTAACAGAATTAGACGGAATTAAAGAAAATGAAGGAGTTGTTACTATTGGCGCAACAAACAATCCAGCAATGTTAGATCCAGCGATTAGAAGTAGATTTGAAGAAGAAATTGAATTTAAACTACCTAACGATGAGGAAAGATTAAAAATTATGGAGTTATATGCTAAAAAAATGCCTTTACCAATTAAAGCAAACTTAAAAGAATATGTTGAAAAAACTAAAGGATTTAGTGGAAGAGATATTAAGGAGAAGTTCTTAAAACCTGCTTTGCACAAGGCTATATTGGAAGATAGGGATTATGTTAGTAGGGAAGATTTAAATTGGGCTTTAAAGAAGATTTTAAGTAATAGAAGAGAAGCTCCACAACATTTATACCTCTAACTTAATCAAATTCTTCGAAATAGTTGTCGTAGTGTGTGATTAAATAATCTTCAATAATCCAAAGTTCTTTTTTATGTTTTCTATATAGATTTATAATCTTTTTTATGACATCTTTGTTATTTCTTTTAAAGATTTCATCTAATATTATATTTAAAGATTCAACTACATCAGAATCGTTAAAGTCTAAATCTGCATTTATCATCTCATAAATTATTTTTAGTAATTCCTCATCTTTTGCTTTTTTAACAAACTGATTTCTTAAAAATGATTTAAATATATAAATGTTTTTTCTATCTAAGGGGATTAGTTTAAGTAATCCAATACCTTTGTTAAATAAACTGTCTTTATTTAGGAATTCTTCCCAAAGATAATTTTTTATAATTAAATTTTTTATAATTTTTAAAAGATCTTCTTTACTTTTATTCTCAAAATTTTTAAAAATTTCTTCTGCATCTATGTAGTTATTGTTTTTATATGCTTCAATTAGGGCATATGCATGTTTGCAGTTGTATTTATATGGGCAGGAGCAATATCCAAAATAATCCTTTAAATCAACCTTAACTTTATAAATATCGCCACCAACAACTTCTCCATATAAAAAATCTCCAAATTTTATACAATACTTAACTAATCCATTTCTATAATATTCTCTACCTCTTTCAATAATTTTAATATCATAATGCATAGTATCACAAGAATAAAATATTAAAATCCATATGTAAATGAATATATACTAACTGCAAAGATAAGTGATATAATATAGATTATAACAATCTCAACAACTACTGCTATTATCCATGCTAAAAATGCCTTACCCCATGAAGTATCAAATATTGACTTTATTACATATATATAGACAAAGATTCCCACTATTATTCCAATAACAATTCCAATAGAATGCCCTAAAAACACAATTTCAATAAATAAAAATGCAATAAATGATAAAATTTTCCCTGCAATAACCGCTATTATAGATTTTAATAGTGTAGCGTTTTTTATATTTACTATCTTACATCCTAAATATAAGAAAATACCTTCAATCACAATAGATAAAATAAGCATTAACAAAATGAAAAATAACATACCAATACCAAGAGCCATAAGCATCATTATCTCTCACCTTACTCTAAATATTTTGATAGTATTTTTAAAAATATTGGTAAAATATAAAAAATTACTACAAAACCAGCAATAAATCCAGTTATAAACCTCAATTCGTTAAAACTTTCTCTCAATCCAATTAATTGTGTAGTTCCATCTATTGCCATAGGAGTTAATGCAATTATTAAATATATCTTATTTGGAACTTTAAAATCATTTAAATTTTTTATAAAAGGATATATAAAAATTCCTAACAATATTCCAGTGTATATTCCAAAACATCTGGCACATACAGCCATCTTATCTCCAAAAATAAAAAAACTTCTCTGTGGAAGTTGGTGGCATATTGGTGAGTATATTGTATAGATATAAATTGAAATTAATCGAAAAATGTCTGAATGCTCTCCTAAGTATGCAGTATATGGCGCTAAAAAAATTCCTATATAAAAGATTATAAAAGATATTGCTATTAATATATAAATTATTAAGTTTCTTTTCATTTTATCATTAATTATTTATTTTTTATAATTACATATAAGATACCTCCAATAGCCCCAAAAATTGCTCCAAATATAATACTAAAAATTAATCCTATAATTATTGAGTAAGTTCCTGCTAAAAATGTATAAGGTCTAAATCCTATTATTAAAATACGTAAGAGTATTGCAATAATACCCCCTATAACTCCACTAATAGCACCCACAAGACCACAATTTTCGTAATCTAAATTACCTCCTGCATTTACATAAAAATGAGCAGCAACAGATCCTCCAACAATATAACTCAAACAACAAATAAATCCTAAAACACCATTAACAATACCACCAATAATAGAGGGATTCAACATTTTTTCTTTATCAAAGGTTACCATAACTTCACCTATAAAATTCTACTACCTTATTAATGTATAGTTGGAGATATTTAAATAATTTTCTATTTAATAAATTTACTTTTCTATTCTTTTTAAAATACAAGTAACAAACTTTTTATACAAAATTAAGATTTATTTTTAAGGACTTTAATAGTAAGTTGGTGATAAAATGATAATCAAGGGTAGAGTTCATAAATTTGGTGATGATGTTGATACTGATGCTATTATTCCTGGTCCATATTTGAGAACTACTGACCCTTATGAATTGGCAAAATACTGTATGGCAGGGATTGATGAAAATTTCTCTAAAAAGGTTAAAGAAGGAGATATAATTGTTGGAGGAGAAAACTTTGGATGTGGTTCAAGTAGGGAACAAGCTGTAATAGCAATAAAATACTGTGGAATTAAGGCAGTTATAGCAAAGAGTTTCGCAAGAATTTTTTACAGAAACGCCATAAATATTGGTCTAATTCCTATAATTGCAAACACTGATGAAATTGAAGATAGAGATATAATAGAAATTGACTTAGATAAAGAAGTTATAAAAATCGTTAATAAAAACAAAACTATAAAGTGTAAGGTTCCAAAAGGTTTAGAATGGGAAATTCTGAACGCAGGAGGGTTAGTTAATTATTTTAAAAAGAAAAAAAGGTGCTAAACTATGCTTTTAGAACTAAATGGATTACACGCAGGTTTAAGGTTTTCATCTGCCCATATTGTATTTGGACATCCAACTTGTGGGGTTATTCATGGGCATTCATACTATGTTGATGTAAAAATTAATGGAGAAAGATCTGGAGAATTCAACTTTGTCTGTGACTTTAAAATAATTAAAAAGATTGTAAAAGAGATTTGTGATAGTATAGATCATAAATTAATACTTCCAAAAAATCATAAAGATGTTTATTATGAGTTGAGAGACACAACCCTATATTTTAAATATAAGAACAAAGAATACTCTATTCCTGTGGAAGATGTGATTTTATTACCTATTCCTTCCACCACTGCTGAGGATTTAGCAATATATTTTGCTAATGAAATTTCAAAAAAATTAAAAGATCTCGGTTTTTCTAATATAAATTGGATAGAAGTCTCTATCAACGAAGGAATAGGACAGGGTGCATGTTATAGAATGTATTTAAAACCATAGAGGGGGATTCACCCCTCTATTGGGATACTCTCCCATAAGCTTGTATATTTTTAATTTCCATGGGGCTTTGCCCCTCTATGGTTATGAGAGGTGAAATAAATGGATAGAATATTAGAGAAGGTTAAAGAAAGATCAGAGATTCCAGTATATGATAAATCTATTGAGAATGTTTTATCAGCAATATTGACATCAGAAGATTTTTGGAAAATTGTTGATTTGAGTGAAGAACCTCTTCCATTAGTAGCTGACATTATAAGAGTTTTAGAAGAGGAGGGATTATTAAAAATAGAAGATAGTATAAAATTAACAGAAAAAGGTTATGAATTTGTAAAAGAGTATGGAATTAGTAAAAAGATGGACGATATATGTGAATGTTGCGAAGGGAGAGGTGTTTCTTTAAAGAACTATAAAGATTTATTAGAAAAGTTTAAAGAGATTGTTAAAAATAGACCTTTGCCAAAACACGAATATGATCAAGGTTTCGTCACTCCAGAATGTACAGTTTCAAGAATCGCTTTAATGAATTCGAGAGGTGATTTATTCAATAAAGATGTTTTAGTTTTAGGAGACGATGATTTAACAAGTATTGCCTTAATGCTTTCAAATCTTCCAAGAAAAATAGTAGTTGTAGATATTGATGAGAGATTAATTAATTTCATAAAAGAAGTTGCTGAACAGTTAAACTATAAAAATATTGAAGTTATAACCTTAGATTTAAGAAAACCACTTCCAGAAAAGTATAGTAGAGCATTTGATACATTTATTACAGATCCTCCTGAAACTGTATATGCAATAAAAACATTTATTGGTAGAGGAATTTCAGCATTAAAAGGAGAAAGAAGAGCAGGATACTTTGGAATTACAAGAAGAGAGAGTTCCTTAGACAAGTGGAGAGAAATTCAAAAAATATTATTAAATGAGTTCAATGTAGTTATAACTGATATAATTAGGAATTTCAATCACTATGTAAATTGGGGCTATGATGAGGAAACAAGAGCGTGGAAGTTGGCTCCAATAAAGAAAAAACCAAAAGATATTTGGTATAAGTCATATATGTTTAGAATAGAAACATTAAAAGATAGTAGAGGTTTTGAAGAGGAAGTAGATATTGGAGATGAGTTATATAATGATGCCGAAAGTTCAACAACATAAAAATTAAAAAAGATTAAATATTTTCACATAGGTATTTTAATGCCTCTTCTTCCATAAAATGCAATTTTCCTGGAATTATTATTGAATGTAAAGGTTTTCCAAAATCATAATTAATTAAATCTTTTATTTTTCCGTAAACTAATTTTGGTTTTAAACTACCCAATCTTGCAACTACTACAACCTTAGTTTCTTCACTCAATACATTTTCTTTTTTTCTATTTTCCAATTCTAATAAAATTTTTAATCCTTCGTTAGCAGTCATAAATCTTTTTTCATTTTCTTCTATCCTTATATCCAATAAACAAAGAGTATGTAATCCTCTCTCTAAGTTTTCTTTTATTACATTATATGGAGTTTCTGGGAAATAATTTTCCTCTGGGAAGACAATTGATGTAGTTTTGCCAAATTTATATAATTGTAATCCAGTGATTCCTACTGCTGAATAAATTGACGGAGCATTTATAATTAAAACTTCAATTCCTCTCTTTTTTGCCTCAATTGCCAAATCTATATGGGTTGTTGCGACCATAGGGTCTCCAGCAGTTAGAAACATTACATCTTTGTCTTTTGCTTCCTCTATTATTTTATAGCCTTCATATTCAACATCTTTTCTACTTAAAACATGTATTTTTTTACCTAAAACTTCCTCTATTTTTTCTATAGTTGTGCCAGTTAAAACAGATGTGTAAAATTCTGCATAAATTTTATCTACCTTTTTAGCAAATTTTAAAGTTTTTAGAGTCATATCATTTTCATCATATAATCCTAATCCAGCAAAGATTATCATATAACATCACCTACAATAAATTAATAAACATTAAAAACAGTAGGAGCAAAATTATATAATATTTAATGGTGATGTAATGGACAACTATTACTACATATTTTTTATAATTTTATCGATAATTTTTATTGTTCCAAACTTATTAAAGAGATTTAATATTCCTGCCATAACATCTATAATGATTGCAGGAATGATTATAGGTCCTTATGGATTAGGAATTTTACATTTAGATGAAACTTTAAAAGTGCTTGCTGATCTTGGAGCAATTATGTTAATGTTTTTAGCAGGTTTGGAAGTAGATAACGAAACTTTAAGAGGAGAATTTAAAAACTCGCTAATTTTAAGTTTATCTTCTTTAATAATTCCAGGAATTGGAGGATATTTAGTTGGACAATATTCAGGCCTTGGATTTATTGGAAGTTTATTGTATGCAGTAATTTTTGCCTCACACTCTGTTGCTATTGTTTATGGAATTTTAAATGAGTTAAATATGGTTAAAACAAGATTGGGTACCATAATATTAAGTGCTACAATTGTTGTTGATTTATTAACTTTATTGCTACTTTCAGTAGTTATAAAGTTAGGAGTTGGAAATAAAAATATAGGAATGTTCTTATTAGAGGCATTTTTATACATTGTTATATTATTATTGGTAATTCCTTATGTATCTAAGTATATTCTTAAATTATTTGAAAAACTTCATGCACAAAGAATTCATTATGTTCTATTTATTATTTTCATAGCAATAATAGTTGGAGAATCTATTGGAATTCATCCAATTGTTGGAGCATTTATATGTGGAGTTGCGGTTAGTGAAGCATTAACTAAAGAAGAACACGACGAATTATTAAATAAAAACTTAAATGCAATTGGTTATGGATTTTTTATTCCAATATTTTTTTTAATTTTAGGAATGGAAACAAATATTGGAGTAGTTATTAATTTAAATAATTTAGAACTCTTATTAATCACATTAATTTCA is from Methanocaldococcus sp. and encodes:
- a CDS encoding DUF192 domain-containing protein; its protein translation is MKNKIKKVRIGNLEFDVVLADNFIKRAFGLMFRDIGDRAMLFLYRRRKISIHTFFMFYPIDVVFIDKDRVVETVRLKPWKTYSCKNYSTSMLEFKCKNIDLNKLIGTKVEFMR
- a CDS encoding ATP-dependent Clp protease proteolytic subunit — encoded protein: MTSMDLFFFLFFFLLFIYPEMMMKYRIMRRLRCIREIEKERKSRVIAMIHRQEALTFLGIPIYKFITIEDSEEILRAIRLTPEDMPIDLIIHTPGGLALASEQIALALKEHKAKTTVIIPHYAMSGGSLIALAADEIIMDKNAVMGPVDPQIGQYPAASILETYYRKGDKVNDETLILVDISKKAIKQMEEFVYELLKDKYGEEKAKYIAKELTSGKWTHDYPLTVNKLKKLGIEVNTNVPKKVYELLELYPQPMGAKPSVYYIPVPYNKKEREKNEK
- a CDS encoding AAA family ATPase gives rise to the protein MSKIGLNPIKIKTFSKIKTYDDTLPSLKYVILEPAGFPIRVGSENVKITADDPKLFNIYARDQWIGEIVKEGDYLFDNSILPDYAFKVISTYPKEGGMITSETVFKLQTPKKVIRTQFKKARFSEIIGQEDAKKKCKIIMKYLENPKLFGEWAPKNILFYGPPGTGKTLMARALVTETNSSFLLIKAPELIGEHVGDSSKMIRELYQKASENAPCIVFIDELDAIGLSREYQSLRGDVSEVVNALLTELDGIKENEGVVTIGATNNPAMLDPAIRSRFEEEIEFKLPNDEERLKIMELYAKKMPLPIKANLKEYVEKTKGFSGRDIKEKFLKPALHKAILEDRDYVSREDLNWALKKILSNRREAPQHLYL
- a CDS encoding SWIM zinc finger family protein; this encodes MHYDIKIIERGREYYRNGLVKYCIKFGDFLYGEVVGGDIYKVKVDLKDYFGYCSCPYKYNCKHAYALIEAYKNNNYIDAEEIFKNFENKSKEDLLKIIKNLIIKNYLWEEFLNKDSLFNKGIGLLKLIPLDRKNIYIFKSFLRNQFVKKAKDEELLKIIYEMINADLDFNDSDVVESLNIILDEIFKRNNKDVIKKIINLYRKHKKELWIIEDYLITHYDNYFEEFD
- a CDS encoding DUF2085 domain-containing protein, which encodes MKRNLIIYILIAISFIIFYIGIFLAPYTAYLGEHSDIFRLISIYIYTIYSPICHQLPQRSFFIFGDKMAVCARCFGIYTGILLGIFIYPFIKNLNDFKVPNKIYLIIALTPMAIDGTTQLIGLRESFNELRFITGFIAGFVVIFYILPIFLKILSKYLE
- the hacB gene encoding homoaconitase small subunit, which encodes MIIKGRVHKFGDDVDTDAIIPGPYLRTTDPYELAKYCMAGIDENFSKKVKEGDIIVGGENFGCGSSREQAVIAIKYCGIKAVIAKSFARIFYRNAINIGLIPIIANTDEIEDRDIIEIDLDKEVIKIVNKNKTIKCKVPKGLEWEILNAGGLVNYFKKKKRC
- a CDS encoding 6-carboxytetrahydropterin synthase, which codes for MLLELNGLHAGLRFSSAHIVFGHPTCGVIHGHSYYVDVKINGERSGEFNFVCDFKIIKKIVKEICDSIDHKLILPKNHKDVYYELRDTTLYFKYKNKEYSIPVEDVILLPIPSTTAEDLAIYFANEISKKLKDLGFSNINWIEVSINEGIGQGACYRMYLKP
- a CDS encoding bis-aminopropyl spermidine synthase family protein, whose protein sequence is MDRILEKVKERSEIPVYDKSIENVLSAILTSEDFWKIVDLSEEPLPLVADIIRVLEEEGLLKIEDSIKLTEKGYEFVKEYGISKKMDDICECCEGRGVSLKNYKDLLEKFKEIVKNRPLPKHEYDQGFVTPECTVSRIALMNSRGDLFNKDVLVLGDDDLTSIALMLSNLPRKIVVVDIDERLINFIKEVAEQLNYKNIEVITLDLRKPLPEKYSRAFDTFITDPPETVYAIKTFIGRGISALKGERRAGYFGITRRESSLDKWREIQKILLNEFNVVITDIIRNFNHYVNWGYDEETRAWKLAPIKKKPKDIWYKSYMFRIETLKDSRGFEEEVDIGDELYNDAESSTT
- the dph5 gene encoding diphthine synthase is translated as MIIFAGLGLYDENDMTLKTLKFAKKVDKIYAEFYTSVLTGTTIEKIEEVLGKKIHVLSRKDVEYEGYKIIEEAKDKDVMFLTAGDPMVATTHIDLAIEAKKRGIEVLIINAPSIYSAVGITGLQLYKFGKTTSIVFPEENYFPETPYNVIKENLERGLHTLCLLDIRIEENEKRFMTANEGLKILLELENRKKENVLSEETKVVVVARLGSLKPKLVYGKIKDLINYDFGKPLHSIIIPGKLHFMEEEALKYLCENI
- a CDS encoding cation:proton antiporter, with protein sequence MDNYYYIFFIILSIIFIVPNLLKRFNIPAITSIMIAGMIIGPYGLGILHLDETLKVLADLGAIMLMFLAGLEVDNETLRGEFKNSLILSLSSLIIPGIGGYLVGQYSGLGFIGSLLYAVIFASHSVAIVYGILNELNMVKTRLGTIILSATIVVDLLTLLLLSVVIKLGVGNKNIGMFLLEAFLYIVILLLVIPYVSKYILKLFEKLHAQRIHYVLFIIFIAIIVGESIGIHPIVGAFICGVAVSEALTKEEHDELLNKNLNAIGYGFFIPIFFLILGMETNIGVVINLNNLELLLITLISAIVLKFISGLFALKLLKFDKIKGIFGSLLTIPKISASLVAASIGKELGLINNSIFVTIVTLSIITSVITPILAKHIFVKRCKK